From Aedes albopictus strain Foshan chromosome 1, AalbF5, whole genome shotgun sequence, one genomic window encodes:
- the LOC109433016 gene encoding proton-coupled amino acid transporter 1: MTATAEPQQTDGSLAVVQKNKPHAASTGQVNQAFELSDVEGAKNGSTLRPNGLQPDEGGGGGGGHGIDSDHPTNYLETIMHIFKGNVGPGLYAMGQAFYNGGILVSPVLTVLLGITCIHSQHLLLIASKKIKSKLPASDKYPDFAETVELCFEHGPVRFQRWSRAMRLAVNIFICVTQLGFCTVYFGFISNNLKQIYDFYGIHLDIRLHMLIILVPILLPSLIRNFKYLAWCMTLANACMILGICITAYYAVQDLPPISERNYFSSWHQLPLYFGTAIFAFEGIALVLPLQNAMKHPEDFGRPLGVLNVGMAVVTFIFTGLGFVGYLKWGDDVKSSLTLNIPHDEILAQSVKVMVSFGILLGYALQFFIAIQIMLPSVVKKVGFGRNHPVLVDLTFRTFMVLVTFAIAESILNVGALISLIGALCSTSLALVFPPVLELILGLAEGECPAETPGVTKSTSAISVFVWVKNICILLLALFIFVTGTVESLDAIRHLQ; encoded by the exons ATGACCGCAACCGCAGAACCACAGCAGACTGATGGCAGTTTGGCCGTGGTTCAAAAGAACAAACCGCACGCTGCATCCACGGGGCAAGTAAACCAAGCATTCGAGCTTAGCGACGTAGAAGGCGCCAAAAACGGTTCAACACTCAGACCAAATGGGCTTCAGCCAGATGAAGGAGGTGGCGGAGGCGGTGGCCACGGCATCGATTCCGACCATCCGACAAACTATTTGGAAACCATCATGCACATTTTCAAGGGTAACGTCGGTCCCGGCTTGTACGCCATGGGGCAAGCGTTCTACAATGGCGGCATCCTCGTGTCACCCGTGCTGACCGTCCTGCTCGGAATCACGTGTATTCACAGTCAACATTTGCTG CTGATCGCGTCCAAGAAGATCAAATCGAAATTGCCCGCATCGGACAAATATCCAGACTTTGCGGAAACGGTAGAGCTCTGCTTCGAACATGGACCGGTGCGATTTCAGCGGTGGAGCCGCGCGATGCGATTGGCCGTGAACATTTTCATCTGCGTCACCCAGCTGGGCTTTTGTACGGTGTACTTCGGATTCATCAGTAACAATTTGAAACAA ATCTACGACTTCTACGGAATCCATCTGGACATCCGGTTGCACATGCTCATCATCCTGGTGCCGATCCTGCTGCCCTCGTTGATCCGTAACTTCAAATACCTGGCCTGGTGCATGACGCTTGCCAACGCGTGCATGATCCTCGGTATCTGCATCACGGCCTACTACGCCGTTCAGGATCTCCCGCCGATCAGCGAGCGTAACTACTTCTCCAGCTGGCACCAGCTTCCGCTCTACTTCGGGACGGCCATATTCGCATTCGAAGGTATCGCCCTGGTCCTGCCGCTGCAGAACGCCATGAAACATCCGGAAGACTTTGGACGGCCGCTCGGGGTGCTCAACGTGGGAATGGCCGTGGTCACGTTCATATTCACCGGGTTGGGTTTCGTAGGGTATCTCAAATGGGGCGACGATGTCAAGAGCAGCCTGACGTTGAACATCCCGCACGATGAAATTCTGGCACAGAGTGTTAAGGTTATGGTTTCTTTTGGAATCCTGCTTGGGTACGCTTTGCAGTTCTTTATCGCGATCCAGATTATGTTACCGTCGGTGGTGAAAAAAGTCGGATTCGGTAGAAATCATCCAGTGTTGGTTGATTTGACCTTCAGGACGTTCATGGTTCTGGTTACTT TTGCCATCGCAGAAAGTATTCTCAATGTCGGAGCGTTGATCTCACTGATTGGGGCGTTGTGTTCGACGTCCTTGGCCTTGGTGTTTCCACCGGTGCTGGAGCTGATCTTGGGTCTGGCCGAGGGCGAATGCCCTGCGGAAACGCCAGGAGTGACCAAATCCACCAGTGCCATAAGTGTGTTTGTTTGGGTTAAGAACATTTGTATATTACTGTTAGCGCTGTTCATTTTCGTTACCGGAACTGTCGAGAGTTTGGATGCGATACGACACCTGCAGTAA
- the LOC115253665 gene encoding proton-coupled amino acid transporter-like protein CG1139 isoform X1, with product MECFRFSFQMTIAISIDERQQNGSSTNGSVPEGAVNNGFVLDDTASKKPSNGTEVVHHYGPHHGHDHHYHLHHHHIREKPGHDYTDDVITVHGVQAHHKTNYLETMTHLLKGNIGTGCYAMGDAFKNGGLLLATVLTVFIGFVCVHCQHVLLNCATKVHMDQQSKGRPPDFAETVGLCFQKGPPRFRRLAKPMKLAVNIFICVTQLGFCCIYFVFISSNFKQIFDRYDLVLDVHYHMALLLIPIILTSIITKLKFLSYCSMMANVFMSLGIGITFYYALQDVPSISERRFVGNLNQLPLFFGTAVFAFEGIALVLPLQNEMKKPHDFRKACGVLNTGMVFIVSLFTCFGFAGYLKWGEDVQGSLTLNLPDNEMLAESVKVMIATGVLLGFALQFFVAIIIMWPPVQCRLNITKHKTFAEICFRVLIVLVTFVIAECVPSLSLFISLIGALCSTALALVFPPIIEMIVAFSEPNCKPSKLMIVKNVFILILALLGFFTGSYESLTKIVQELLM from the exons ATGGAATGCTTCCGATTTTCGTTTCAGATGACGATTGCCATCTCGATAGACGAAAGGCAACAGAATGGAAGCTCTACGAACGGGTCTGTTCCGGAAGGTGCCGTCAACAATGGGTTCGTCCTGGACGATACGGCCTCCAAGAAGCCTTCGAACGGAACGGAGGTCGTGCACCACTATGGACCTCATCACGGACACGATCATCACTACCACCTGCATCACCATCACATCCGGGAGAAGCCGGGCCATGATTACACGGACGACGTGATCACGGTGCACGGTGTCCAGGCTCATCACAAAACCAACTACCTGGAGACCATGACACACCTGCTGAAGGGTAACATCGGCACCGGGTGTTACGCGATGGGCGATGCCTTCAAAAATGGCGGTTTGCTACTGGCAACCGTACTGACCGTGTTCATAGGGTTCGTGTGCGTGCACTGTCAGCACGTGCTGCTGAACTGTGCCACCAAAGTTCACATGGACCAACAGAGCAAGGGTCGCCCGCCGGACTTTGCCGAAACGGTCGGGCTGTGCTTCCAGAAGGGCCCGCCCCGGTTCCGGAGGTTAGCCAAACCGATGAAACTGGCTGTGAATATCTTTATCTGTGTTACGCAGCTAGGGTTCTGCTGCATCTACTTCGTTTTCATCAGCTCGAATTTCAAGCAG ATCTTCGACCGTTACGACCTCGTCCTGGACGTCCACTACCACATGGCACTGTTGTTGATCCCCATCATCCTGACGTCGATCATCACCAAACTAAAATTCCTCTCTTACTGCTCGATGATGGCCAACGTGTTCATGTCGCTCGGTATCGGCATTACGTTCTACTACGCCCTGCAAGATGTGCCGTCGATTTCCGAACGACGGTTCGTCGGAAATCTCAACCAGCTGCCGCTGTTCTTCGGCACGGCAGTATTTGCCTTCGAAGGCATCGCATTGGTACTTCCGCTGCAGAATGAGATGAAGAAGCCACACGACTTCCGGAAGGCCTGCGGAGTCCTGAACACCGGCATGGTGTTCATCGTGTCACTGTTCACCTGCTTCGGGTTCGCCGGCTACCTGAAGTGGGGCGAGGACGTTCAGGGAAGCCTGACGCTCAATCTGCCAGATAACGAAAT GTTGGCCGAGAGTGTCAAAGTCATGATCGCAACTGGTGTCCTCCTGGGCTTCGCCCTTCAGTTTTTCGTCGCGATCATCATCATGTGGCCTCCGGTGCAGTGCCGGCTGAACATTACCAAGCACAAAACTTTCGCGGAGATCTGTTTCCGCGTTTTGATCGTTCTAGTCACTT TTGTCATCGCCGAGTGCGTGCCCAGCTTGAGCCTGTTCATCTCGTTGATCGGAGCCCTGTGCTCGACGGCGCTGGCGTTGGTGTTTCCACCGATTATTGAAATGATCGTGGCCTTCAGCGAACCCAACTGTAAGCCCAGTAAGTTGATGATCGTGAAAAACGTTTTCATCTTGATCTTGGCACTGTTGGGATTCTTCACCGGGAGCTACGAGAGCCTCACAAAGATCGTGCAGGAGTTGTTGATGTAG
- the LOC115253665 gene encoding proton-coupled amino acid transporter-like protein CG1139 isoform X2 produces the protein MTIAISIDERQQNGSSTNGSVPEGAVNNGFVLDDTASKKPSNGTEVVHHYGPHHGHDHHYHLHHHHIREKPGHDYTDDVITVHGVQAHHKTNYLETMTHLLKGNIGTGCYAMGDAFKNGGLLLATVLTVFIGFVCVHCQHVLLNCATKVHMDQQSKGRPPDFAETVGLCFQKGPPRFRRLAKPMKLAVNIFICVTQLGFCCIYFVFISSNFKQIFDRYDLVLDVHYHMALLLIPIILTSIITKLKFLSYCSMMANVFMSLGIGITFYYALQDVPSISERRFVGNLNQLPLFFGTAVFAFEGIALVLPLQNEMKKPHDFRKACGVLNTGMVFIVSLFTCFGFAGYLKWGEDVQGSLTLNLPDNEMLAESVKVMIATGVLLGFALQFFVAIIIMWPPVQCRLNITKHKTFAEICFRVLIVLVTFVIAECVPSLSLFISLIGALCSTALALVFPPIIEMIVAFSEPNCKPSKLMIVKNVFILILALLGFFTGSYESLTKIVQELLM, from the exons ATGACGATTGCCATCTCGATAGACGAAAGGCAACAGAATGGAAGCTCTACGAACGGGTCTGTTCCGGAAGGTGCCGTCAACAATGGGTTCGTCCTGGACGATACGGCCTCCAAGAAGCCTTCGAACGGAACGGAGGTCGTGCACCACTATGGACCTCATCACGGACACGATCATCACTACCACCTGCATCACCATCACATCCGGGAGAAGCCGGGCCATGATTACACGGACGACGTGATCACGGTGCACGGTGTCCAGGCTCATCACAAAACCAACTACCTGGAGACCATGACACACCTGCTGAAGGGTAACATCGGCACCGGGTGTTACGCGATGGGCGATGCCTTCAAAAATGGCGGTTTGCTACTGGCAACCGTACTGACCGTGTTCATAGGGTTCGTGTGCGTGCACTGTCAGCACGTGCTGCTGAACTGTGCCACCAAAGTTCACATGGACCAACAGAGCAAGGGTCGCCCGCCGGACTTTGCCGAAACGGTCGGGCTGTGCTTCCAGAAGGGCCCGCCCCGGTTCCGGAGGTTAGCCAAACCGATGAAACTGGCTGTGAATATCTTTATCTGTGTTACGCAGCTAGGGTTCTGCTGCATCTACTTCGTTTTCATCAGCTCGAATTTCAAGCAG ATCTTCGACCGTTACGACCTCGTCCTGGACGTCCACTACCACATGGCACTGTTGTTGATCCCCATCATCCTGACGTCGATCATCACCAAACTAAAATTCCTCTCTTACTGCTCGATGATGGCCAACGTGTTCATGTCGCTCGGTATCGGCATTACGTTCTACTACGCCCTGCAAGATGTGCCGTCGATTTCCGAACGACGGTTCGTCGGAAATCTCAACCAGCTGCCGCTGTTCTTCGGCACGGCAGTATTTGCCTTCGAAGGCATCGCATTGGTACTTCCGCTGCAGAATGAGATGAAGAAGCCACACGACTTCCGGAAGGCCTGCGGAGTCCTGAACACCGGCATGGTGTTCATCGTGTCACTGTTCACCTGCTTCGGGTTCGCCGGCTACCTGAAGTGGGGCGAGGACGTTCAGGGAAGCCTGACGCTCAATCTGCCAGATAACGAAAT GTTGGCCGAGAGTGTCAAAGTCATGATCGCAACTGGTGTCCTCCTGGGCTTCGCCCTTCAGTTTTTCGTCGCGATCATCATCATGTGGCCTCCGGTGCAGTGCCGGCTGAACATTACCAAGCACAAAACTTTCGCGGAGATCTGTTTCCGCGTTTTGATCGTTCTAGTCACTT TTGTCATCGCCGAGTGCGTGCCCAGCTTGAGCCTGTTCATCTCGTTGATCGGAGCCCTGTGCTCGACGGCGCTGGCGTTGGTGTTTCCACCGATTATTGAAATGATCGTGGCCTTCAGCGAACCCAACTGTAAGCCCAGTAAGTTGATGATCGTGAAAAACGTTTTCATCTTGATCTTGGCACTGTTGGGATTCTTCACCGGGAGCTACGAGAGCCTCACAAAGATCGTGCAGGAGTTGTTGATGTAG